Genomic DNA from Klebsiella variicola:
GGATAGAGTTTGCTCGTAACCTTTTGTACCAGCTTGAAAAGTATCCATACGACTACGGCCAGAATAACTAACGTTTCCACTCCCTCGCCTTATTCTCGTTCAAAGATGATTGCTGCATTATTTTATACAAGCGCCATATTGATGGTCATTATACCTTTGTAGGGATGAATTCGCGTTATCGCAAGGGGATAACATGCGTCCCCACACCATATACACCGCTATACCACCCATCTTTTCCCCCTCACGTTTTCAACCCAACCTGCTATGCTCCTTCTTTCCCTGTTCTCTGGAGATCTCAATGCTGACCATCTGGGGCCGAAAAACCTCCTCTAACGTGCAGGCGCTGATGTGGTGTGTTGGCGAGCTTGGGCTGGACTATCTCCGGTTCGACGTGGGGCATCGCTATGGTGGTACCGACAGCGAGGCGTTTTATCAGCTCAATCCCAATCGCACGGTGCCAGTGCTGCAGGATGGCGATAATCCGCCGCTGTGGGAAACGGGCGCTATCCTTCGCTATTTAGCCAATCGCTACGCCGATGACGCCTTCTGGCCGGGCGATCTGCTGGCCCGCACTGAGGTTGATCGCTGGGCCGAGTGGTCAAAGCAGAATATCGCCCTCGGCTTTACGGCGCCGGTGTTATGGCGCGTGGTGCGCACGCCTGCCGCCGAGCGGGATCCGCAGGCCATCGCCGCGGCGGTGAAGGCTCTGGAGCAAA
This window encodes:
- a CDS encoding glutathione S-transferase family protein, with amino-acid sequence MLTIWGRKTSSNVQALMWCVGELGLDYLRFDVGHRYGGTDSEAFYQLNPNRTVPVLQDGDNPPLWETGAILRYLANRYADDAFWPGDLLARTEVDRWAEWSKQNIALGFTAPVLWRVVRTPAAERDPQAIAAAVKALEQKLAIAETRLAGSRYLVGDTFTLADIQFGHVLYRYFAIDITRHSLPHLAAYYARLTERPAFRQHVMVSYDELKV